In Betaproteobacteria bacterium, the sequence TTATCGAATTGCCAGCCATTGTCGGTCAATGTGCCGCCCTGGAAATGGTTGGCTTCAAGGCGAACCGGATTCGGACGGTGCCGGCGGCGGCCTTGTCGCCAAAGCTGCGCTGGCTTATTTTGACCGATAACCGGATCGCCGAACTACCGCCGGAAATCGGCCGGTGCACGCGCTTGCAGAAGCTGATGCTGGCCGGCAACCAGTTACGGTCGCTGCCGCCGGAGATGGCCAATTGTACCGGACTGGAGTTGCTGCGTATCGCGGCCAACCGATTGACGGAATTACCCGATTGGCTACTTTCCTTACCGAGGCTGTCGTGGCTGGCTTTTGCCGGTAATCCGTTCTGCCAGGATGGCCCGGAGCAGGCCGTGGCTTTACCGATCCATTGGGATGATTTGCAGATCAGCCATCAGTTGGGGGAGGGCGCTTCGGGCGTCATTCATCAGGCCGAATGGCGCTCTGCACAAGGTTCGCAGCCGGTGGCGCTGAAGCTTTTCAAGGGCGCAGTGACGAGCGATGGTTTGCCGCTGAATGAAATGAATGCCTGCTTGACCGCCGGCGAGCACCCGAATTTGATTGCGGTGCTTGGCAAGCTGGCGGCGCATCCCGAGGACGCGCATGGGCTGGTCATGGCCTTGATCGACCGCAGTTTTCGCAGCCTCGCCGGGCCACCCAGCCTGGATTCCTGCACGCGTGACGTCTATCCGCCCGAGACCCGCTTCGATGTGGACGATGCCATTCGTATCGCGCTGGGCATCGCTTCGGCCGCTCAACATCTGCATGCGAAAGGCATTCTGCACGGCGACCTCTATGGTCACAATATTTTGCACGCTGCCGATGGTCAGGCCTTGCTCGGCGACTTTGGTGCGGCATCCTTTGTGCCGCCCGATGATCCGGTCGTCGCCAAGGCTCTGGAGCGTATCGAGGTGCGGGCTTTTGGCTGTTTGCTAGAGGAATTGCTGGCGCGCTGCGTGTTTGGGGCCAATGCTGCGGTCAACCGGAAAAAAGCCGACAAAATGAAATGTTTGCAGGCCGATTGTTCGCAGGAAAATGTAGCGGCGCGACCGCAGTTTGCGAGTATTTCCAAGACGCTGGATGGCCTGAGGCAGCAATAATCGCGTTGTCACCCGCTTGGGCGAGGCGATTCAGCCTGTCGGCGGGCCCTCGGTCAGATGACTCATGCGTCGGTACAAGGTCCGTTCGGACATACCCAAATGCTGCGCCAAAGCTCGGCGGCTGCCATCAAAGCGACGGATTTCGTCGGCCAGCTCCCGGTCGTCGAGTTTAGGTTTACGGGCCTTGCGTGGCTTTTCGCCAGAGAGCAGTGCTAGCGAAAGCGGCATTTGGCCGCCTGACAAGTGGTTGAGTTGAATTTCATCCCCATCGCACAGCAGGCAGGCACGTTCGAGCATGTTGCGCAGTTCGCGAACATTACCGGGGAAGGCGTAACCCCTCAGCCAGTCAATAGCAGCTGCTGACAGGCGCAGAGTGCGACCGCCGGCAACTCGGTGCAGCAGGCTCTCGGCCAGCAGGATGACATCCTCGCCACGGTCGCGCAGCGCCGGTAACAGAATCGGGAAGACATTCAGGCGATAGAACAGATCCTGGCGGAAACTGCCTTTTTCGATCATCTCGGCCAGCGGACGATGTGTTGCCGAGATAATGCGAATCTCGGCCTGGCGAAGTTCCGGCGAGCCGACCCGGCGGAAGGTGCCGGTTTCCAGCAGGCGCAGCAGCTTGACCTGAATCGACAGCGGAATGTCGCCAACCTCGTCGAGAAACAGCGTGCCGCCCGATGCCGCTTCGATCAGTCCGGTCTTGCGCGCCGTGGCCCCAGTGAAGGCGCCGCGCTCGTGGCCGAACAGTTCACTTTCAAACAGTGTTTCGGCCAGCCCGGAGCAATCGACGGCAACAAAGGGCCGTTCGGCCCGGCGGCTGAATTGATGGATGGCATTGGCGGCCAGTTCCTTGCCGGTACCCGACTCACCCTGCAGCAGGACCGCAGCATCGGAAGGTGCGACGCGGCCGATCATCTCCATCATGTTCAGGAAGGGGGGGGAGCGTCCGATCAGGCTATAGGCATGATTGTCGCAACGGGTGACGGCAAATGGTTCGAGTTTCTCGATGTAGAAGACGATTTCCCCGTGCCCATCGCGGATGGGAGACAACTCGATGTTCTCGAAGTGCTCGCCAAGGCGGGTGTGATGGACGTGGGTGACGCGCTCGCGTTGTCCCGAAATCAGACTGCGCTGCAGGGGGCAGGACTCGCCGGCCTGGTCGCAGGGCACCGTGTAGCGGTGCGATACGTCGTAGCAGGTACGGCCGACCACGTCCTGGTCGCTGACCCACTTGGAGCGAAAGGCATCGTTTGCGGCCAGAATCCGATAGTGGCGATCGCACAGGATGTGTGGTTCGTCGAGATTTTCCAGAAAGGAAATCAACTCGCTCGGTGGATTCGGGGTGTCTGCCATATCTCTCCTTGTACTGCCAATATCTGCCACATCTACCGCCAAAACTGCCACGATATATTTTGGCAGAAAGTTTGGCAGATGCCTTAAATATTTTTCCCCGTCAAATCATTCGCTTATCAATCTGCTTCCATGCCGTGCCGGCTGGCACGAGTATTGATAAGTATTGTCTGATATTCAGTGGATTGTCTGGCGATCAGTCACCACTCCCCGCCTGAACCAACTGCCGGAGATTTCATGGCCACACCGATGTGGCCAGAATAAATCAATGAATCTTAAAGATCGAAAGCTGCGCAACGATATCGCTCTGGTCATCGTCATCAAATTGATGCTGATCATGGCCTTGTGGTGGCTTTTCTTCCGGGGAGCAGACGTCAGTGTCGACGATGCGGCTGCCGCCGCCCATCTGCTCAGCTCCCCAACACCTCATATTTCTATCAATGGAGAACCCCATGCTCAGTGAGCAACTTGTCGATCTGTCGCGTCTGCAGTTCGCGGTCACCGCCCTTTACCACTTCTTGTTCGTACCGCTGACTATCGGCATGACCTGGATACTGGTCATCATGGAGTCGGTGTACGTGATGACCGGCAAAGCCGTTTACAAGGACATGACCCGCTTCTGGGGCAAGTTGTTCGGCATCAATTTCGCGCTCGGCGTCACCACCGGCATCACCATGGAG encodes:
- a CDS encoding serine/threonine-protein kinase, which gives rise to MSLNTLEDLRAGKLAGSRRLKLACALSEFPREIFDLADSLEILDLSGNALSALPDDLPRLHKLRILFCSDNPFIELPAIVGQCAALEMVGFKANRIRTVPAAALSPKLRWLILTDNRIAELPPEIGRCTRLQKLMLAGNQLRSLPPEMANCTGLELLRIAANRLTELPDWLLSLPRLSWLAFAGNPFCQDGPEQAVALPIHWDDLQISHQLGEGASGVIHQAEWRSAQGSQPVALKLFKGAVTSDGLPLNEMNACLTAGEHPNLIAVLGKLAAHPEDAHGLVMALIDRSFRSLAGPPSLDSCTRDVYPPETRFDVDDAIRIALGIASAAQHLHAKGILHGDLYGHNILHAADGQALLGDFGAASFVPPDDPVVAKALERIEVRAFGCLLEELLARCVFGANAAVNRKKADKMKCLQADCSQENVAARPQFASISKTLDGLRQQ
- a CDS encoding sigma-54-dependent Fis family transcriptional regulator, with protein sequence MADTPNPPSELISFLENLDEPHILCDRHYRILAANDAFRSKWVSDQDVVGRTCYDVSHRYTVPCDQAGESCPLQRSLISGQRERVTHVHHTRLGEHFENIELSPIRDGHGEIVFYIEKLEPFAVTRCDNHAYSLIGRSPPFLNMMEMIGRVAPSDAAVLLQGESGTGKELAANAIHQFSRRAERPFVAVDCSGLAETLFESELFGHERGAFTGATARKTGLIEAASGGTLFLDEVGDIPLSIQVKLLRLLETGTFRRVGSPELRQAEIRIISATHRPLAEMIEKGSFRQDLFYRLNVFPILLPALRDRGEDVILLAESLLHRVAGGRTLRLSAAAIDWLRGYAFPGNVRELRNMLERACLLCDGDEIQLNHLSGGQMPLSLALLSGEKPRKARKPKLDDRELADEIRRFDGSRRALAQHLGMSERTLYRRMSHLTEGPPTG